From the genome of Aspergillus fumigatus Af293 chromosome 1, whole genome shotgun sequence, one region includes:
- a CDS encoding RING finger and CHY zinc finger domain-containing protein → MSGLISSLLIETIVRQARRLSNQTDSHPPYDDDLADSLPITQSSSSSATYDGNDHAEVSSRNGDHETSARGTPSVPSPPPPSELSSWRHDMSPNQSRSGTAIVSPQSLRGLYENEHVDGVRTYTAPEVTGADSPSVSLRNMVLETNPSAQESHHYSASHDNLDDIGDQFLLPEDDGMGVLRKKIHAIRDLQCSNEEKARMIHELMTERYNASRGRKDLIPTSPRTLSSSSPQLSERSVTPISRCGSLSSDHAPTNPASRAPTSHQIEDTYKLTAEDLKPTFFPKSESDSPVCDFEDADAEDVEVACLGCRHYRRNVKLQCFACKKWYTCRFCHDEVEDHHLDRPKTENMLCMLCGHAQPAAAVCRQCGKLAAQYYCNICKLWDNDSNKSIYHCNDCGICRIGQGLGKDFFHCRTCSVCLPISIENTHRCIERSTQCDCPICGDYMFTSPETVVFMRCGHSIHQKCLSEYSKSSYRCPICSKTIANMESTFRNLDRTIQSQPMPAEFKDTSALIHCNDCGAKSVVRYHWLGLKCDMCESYNTAQIRLLHGEASDSLDRAGGDNRDASASPMPSTFHGTEEEASISLPLAQLRVDTSSPSGADSSPRFIASSSAEQNGRFSSYSLTRGRAVSPVISNYFGLPPDRESNRSKSTLPFFGDLAGKYSNDHAGGNLRLWGTNIKYKYGFLDRGTESTEGTSEVEGEGDDSDDSTDGESMASDEADSGDPEEDDDEDEGIDIFGHR, encoded by the exons ATGAGTGGGCTCATTTCTTCTTTACTGATCGAAACCATCGTTCGGCAAGCCCGTCGTCTCTCAAATCAGACAGATTCTCATCCACCTTACGATGACGACCTAGCCGATTCGCTACCAATTACACAAAGCAGCAGCTCATCAGCGACCTACGACGGGAATGACCACGCCGAGGTATCAAGTAGGAATGGTGATCATGAGACTTCGGCGAGGGGTACTCCTTCCGTACCTTCCCCACCGCCGCCGTCTGAACTGAGCAGTTGGCGTCATGATATGTCACCAAACCAGTCTCGTTCTGGAACAGCAATTGTATCACCCCAGAGCCTTCGTGGCCTGTATGAGAACGAACATGTTGATGGTGTCCGAACGTACACTGCACCTGAAGTAACGGGAGCTGACTCTCCGTCTGTCTCCCTGCGAAATATGGTCCTCGAGACAAATCCAAGTGCGCAAGAGTCACATCATTATTCTGCCAGTCATGACAATCTTGATGACATTGGTGACCAGTTCTTGCTTCCGGAGGACGACGGAATGGGAgttttgagaaagaagatccACGCTATTCGGGACCTCCAATGTAGCAATGAGGAAAAAGCACGTATGATCCACGAATTGATGACTGAGAGGTACAATGCTTCTCGGGGAAGGAAGGACTTAATACCGACATCACCGAGGACACTGTCATCATCTAGTCCTCAACTATCCGAGCGATCTGTGACTCCGATTTCTCGCTGCGGCAGCCTGTCCTCCGACCATGCGCCCACCAATCCAGCTTCAAGAGCTCCGACCAGCCACCAAATTGAGGACACATACAAATTAACCGCGGAAGACCTGAAACCCACATTTTTTCCTAAGTCCGAATCGGACTCGCCCGTGTGCGATTTTGAGGATGCGGATGCTGAGGACGTCGAGGTGGCCTGCTTAGGCTGTCGACATTATAGAAGGAACGTCAAACTACAATGCTTTGCTTGCAAAAAATGGTATACTTGTCGCTTCTGCCACGATGAGGTagaagatcatcacctcgATCGACCGAAGACGGAGAACATGCTGTGCATGCTTTGTGGACATGCTCAGCCTGCCGCAGCAGTCTGTCGGCAATGCGGTAAACTTGCTGCGCAATACTATTGCAACATCTGCAAACTCTGGGATAACGATTCGAACAAAAGTATTTACCATTGCAATGATTGTGGTATCTGCCGTATCGGTCAGGGTCTTGGAAAGGATTTCTTTCACTGCAGG ACGTGTAGTGTATGTTTGCCTATTTCGATAGAAAACACCCATCGATGCATCGAGCGCTCCACTCAATGTGACTGTCCGATCTGTGGAGATTATATGTTTACGTCTCCTGAAACTGTTGTCTTCATGCGCTGTGGACATAGTATTCATCAAAAATGCCTTTCTGAGTACTCCAAGAGTTCTTACCGATGTCCCATATGCAGCAAAACCATTGCCAATATGGAATCGACTTTCCGGAACCTGGATCGCACAATCCAGAGTCAGCCCATGCCCGCAGAATTCAAGGATACTAGCGCACTGATTCACTGCAATGATTGTGGTGCGAAATCAGTTGTCCGATATCACTGGTTAGGTTTGAAATGTGACAT GTGTGAATCATACAATACTGCCCAGATCCGCCTGCTACATGGCGAAGCCTCGGACTCTCTTGATCGGGCCGGTGGAGATAACAGGGATGCGTCTGCTTCTCCGATGCCATCCACCTTTCACGGtacggaagaagaagcctccaTTTCATTGCCTCTGGCCCAGTTGCGGGTTGATACGAGCTCTCCCTCTGGAGCAGATTCGAGTCCACGATTTATTGCGTCGTCATCTGCAGAGCAAAATGGACGATTCTCCTCGTACAGCCTGACTCGAGGTCGTGCTGTCTCACCAGTCATCAGTAATTATTTCGGACTGCCTCCAGACCGCGAATCCAACAGATCGAAGTCGACTCTACCTTTTTTCGGCGATCTTGCTGGAAAATATAGTAATGACCATGCCGGTGGTAATCTTCGTTTGTGGGGAACGAATATTAAGTACAAATACGGCTTCCTCGACCGAGGAACAGAATCAACCGAGGGAACCTCGGAGGTTGAgggtgaaggagatgacaGCGACGATTCAACAGATGGCGAATCAATGGCAAGCGACGAAGCCGATTCTGGAGAcccagaagaagacgatgatgaagacgaaggcaTTGATATTTTTGGACACAGGTGA
- the cia1 gene encoding iron-sulfur cluster assembly protein CIA1 — translation MVMAAEASSQLSLLSDLTPPSLERTWLTAPHPTLPIVATCSSDKTVRVYSLTNFRLLSTISGGHKRSVRTCAWKPHVKGESVLATGSFDATVGIWRRWDSYGQTERGIEDWRHADSHDHVDGMGAAGINNGGGDSADEDDEEWRFAVLLDGHDSEVKSVSWSPSGMLLATCSRDKSIWIWEDLDDGDNNFETVAVMQEHQGDVKCVAWHPVEECLASASYDDTIRLWREDLDDWGQVACIKGHQGTVWCVDWEGAENVPSAPTDLADDDPVTAQWKKAHALSGPRLVSCSDDRTVRIWRRQPKEQHQHQAQPSPSGGSGIPSIIRPTGSDEFWDEECVLPQAHDLSIYTVAWSKRTGLIASVGADGRVVVYEERFIVGSTAEAMETDHPTSADGTAADSPAALRTEWRVIATVDGAHGIYEINHVTWAKRADRGRIEGTDEEVLITTADDGTVRVWTLKM, via the coding sequence ATGGTCATGGCAGCCGAAGCGTCCTCCCAGTTGTCTCTCCTATCGGATCTCACGCCTCCATCTCTCGAACGTACTTGGCTGACCGCACCACACCCCACTCTCCCAATCGTTGCGACATGCAGCTCCGACAAAACGGTCCGTGTCTACTCATTGACTAATTTCCGGCTTCTTTCAACTATATCGGGCGGTCATAAGCGCAGCGTAAGGACATGCGCCTGGAAGCCGCACGTCAAGGGGGAAAGCGTACTCGCCACGGGCAGCTTCGATGCGACTGTCGGCATCTGGCGACGCTGGGATAGCTACGGGCAGACAGAGCGTGGTATAGAGGATTGGCGCCATGCCGACAGCCATGATCATGTGGATGGTATGGGGGCAGCAGGAATCAACAACGGTGGCGGTGATAGCgccgacgaggacgacgaggagtgGCGGTTCGCTGTGCTGCTAGACGGGCACGACAGCGAGGTCAAGTCGGTGTCGTGGTCGCCGTCCGGGATGTTGCTCGCAACGTGCTCGCGGGACAAGTCGATCTGGATCTGGGAGGATCTGGATGACGGTGATAACAACTTTGAGACCGTGGCGGTCATGCAGGAGCACCAGGGCGATGTGAAGTGTGTTGCCTGGCATCCAGTCGAGGAGTGTCTTGCAAGTGCCAGCTACGACGATACCATTCGGCTGTGGCGAGAGGATCTCGATGATTGGGGCCAGGTAGCCTGCATCAAGGGCCACCAGGGCACGGTATGGTGCGTCGACTGGGAGGGCGCAGAGAATGTGCCGTCCGCACCAACTGACTTGGCGGATGACGATCCGGTCACCGCGCAGTGGAAGAAGGCGCATGCGCTTTCCGGTCCCCGTCTCGTCTCATGCTCTGACGACCGTACCGTGCGGATCTGGAGACGGCAACCGAAggagcagcaccagcaccaagCCCAGCCATCGCCGTCTGGAGGCTCGGGAATCCCGAGCATCATCCGTCCGACGGGGTCCGACGAGTTCTGGGACGAGGAGTGCGTTCTACCGCAGGCGCATGATCTATCTATTTATACGGTAGCATGGAGCAAGCGGACGGGCTTGATAGCATCTGTCGGGGCGGATGGTCGGGTCGTGGTGTACGAGGAGCGTTTCATTGTAGGCTCGACAGCAGAGGCCATGGAGACGGATCATCCTACATCGGCGGACGGCACAGCAGCGGACTCACCGGCTGCTCTTAGAACTGAATGGAGAGTCATCGCCACGGTGGATGGTGCCCACGGGATCTACGAAATCAACCACGTTACTTGGGCTAAGCGCGCAGATCGCGGACGGATAGAGGGTACAGATGAGGAGGTCTTGATCACCACGGCTGATGACGGCACTGTCAGGGTGTGGACTCTCAAGATGTAG
- a CDS encoding IQ calmodulin-binding motif domain protein, with amino-acid sequence MIRRNSDIEIQLPDAGPTVAPESVTEPDVDMLPDEQKPPLNLPARIAARFSRKSSLARRSSATSSRRSSISSLHSHHSNASSNGSSSTDHVAQHLRRTSILENRKARLADRALHAEKVRLRAALAAATKNLQREERALAAQQSRERLLAQITAKCEEEVRRAKKKAEDNRERLAAEHARLRLEMAEKFAEAEKRRLLYQQTQRRHRTSSLPATEEKKMAQVVTKSLTRDAAARTIQRVWRAHHAKLVMQEFRSLNLTVNRIRTMSFEDVGAMLSDENVLSATARVLRLCGLQDMESGTVGGRGAVRTFLSSYLIVTHPAEVLSSNGEQEQDLISKARELLEEFEQVTPILAGCYSPTVISTDLQTFCEAYSVFFSAFHAWKTHDSSVLIEIMLAQFVELELIWQTVKDDRAGGVADDYWQGIRQNQILLLARLKRLAGSDKAMQMVRDSLKKAKRERKRTTSKQAIPRSAEVAPSSAEALTESVASPLSESFNNVESPVFRELDKQRISPHERFTQVLTALPENRALVHELLINKEYKVDETQYTTPRKQIMKHMCDMMRRDVDAGMGANWTVAMATVIQDRLLRLLRPGNSLHVLISEVLDPKLVEGQCKAGTFSYDRFFDFMNNILPKLCAPYRDASVEAFIKDSSGDAIDRLARLMGLIDLLSLDHTNFMIQVAAPQLIQEAPGYEQRTFERGIQDGSISLGKCRRFWRTNRKILVDEMQKRDPENINGEPHPTAAKIYAQGLVDLVLSNAPVSEDLIPETLDLDRQRLGRLHARAFRIVATASILLTAKNLLKRDVRSQWKAEADRISSLDFDDIQADRVQSILESTHPMPSSASAQLSATIRRVLAPVAAACAAVSPGSIEVQIGLAAPRSPSSSESDITSRSSQMASGLASFTDPVARLILSRLRAHVFSRLSASSASERVRATTTASQSLAGAGMPEFVNEVGQLTEELEKVREVDWLCHGMVYEQILEEGIRPGTGV; translated from the coding sequence ATGATTCGTCGCAATTCAGATATTGAAATACAGCTACCCGATGCTGGACCAACCGTCGCGCCAGAGTCCGTTACTGAACCAGACGTGGACATGCTCCCAGATGAGCAGAAGCCCCCGCTGAACTTACCCGCTCGGATCGCTGCCCGATTCTCGCGAAAGTCGAGTTTGGCTCGCCGCTCCTCTGCAACATCTTCTCGTAGGAGCTCGATCTCATCGCTACATTCGCACCATTCTAACGCCTCTTCCAATGGCTCGTCCTCCACCGACCACGTTGCGCAACATCTGCGGCGAACTTCGATTTTGGAAAACCGCAAAGCAAGGCTTGCGGACCGTGCGTTGCATGCGGAAAAGGTGAGGTTACGTGCTGCACTTGCCGCTGCTACCAAAAACCTCCAACGAGAGGAGCGAGCGCTTGCTGCTCAGCAGTCACGCGAGCGGTTACTTGCGCAGATCACCGCCAAGTGCGAAGAGGAAGTTCGTcgggcgaagaagaaggctgaagACAATCGAGAAAGACTAGCTGCAGAGCACGCCCGCCTCCGGCTGGAAATGGCGGAAAAGTTCGCGGAAGCAGAGAAAAGGCGGCTGCTTTACCAGCAAACTCAACGGCGCCATCGCACTAGTAGCCTCCCAGCGAcagaggagaaaaagatgGCTCAAGTGGTTACCAAATCTCTGACTCGGGATGCAGCCGCAAGGACAATTCAACGTGTCTGGCGGGCACATCACGCAAAGCTGGTCATGCAGGAGTTTCGAAGTCTCAACCTCACGGTTAACCGCATCCGCACCATGAGCTTTGAAGATGTTGGAGCCATGCTCTCAGATGAAAACGTGTTATCTGCGACGGCCCGTGTTCTTAGACTTTGCGGACTGCAGGATATGGAAAGCGGGACAGTGGGGGGAAGAGGTGCTGTTCGCACTTTTCTCAGCAGCTATCTGATTGTGACGCATCCCGCCGAAGTGCTGAGCAGCAACGGTGAACAGGAACAAGACCTGATTTCCAAAGCCCGTGAGCTTCTTGAAGAATTTGAGCAGGTCACCCCAATACTCGCCGGGTGCTACTCACCGACGGTGATCTCGACCGATCTTCAAACATTTTGTGAAGCATACAGCGTATTCTTCTCAGCATTTCATGCCTGGAAAACTCACGATTCCAGCGTCTTGATCGAGATCATGCTTGCTCAGTTCGTAGAATTAGAGTTGATATGGCAGACGGTCAAAGATGACCGCGCCGGAGGTGTTGCCGATGACTATTGGCAAGGCATCAGGCAGAATCAAATTCTCCTCCTTGCTAGGCTGAAACGTCTGGCTGGCTCTGACAAGGCAATGCAGATGGTGCGGGACTCGCTCAAGAAAGCCAAGCGAGAGAGAAAACGTACAACTTCCAAGCAGGCCATCCCGCGATCTGCCGAAGTAGCTCCCTCATCAGCGGAGGCATTGACTGAGAGTGTGGCCTCGCCACTCAGCGAGAGCTTTAACAACGTGGAAAGTCCAGTCTTTCGCGAGCTGGATAAGCAAAGGATTTCTCCGCATGAGCGGTTTACCCAAGTGCTTACTGCTCTCCCTGAAAACCGCGCTCTGGTACACGAGCTTCTCATTAACAAAGAGTACAAAGTCGATGAGACGCAGTACACGACACCACGCAAGCAGATTATGAAGCACATGTGCGATATGATGCGTAGAGATGTGGATGCTGGAATGGGTGCAAATTGGAcggtggccatggccacaGTGATCCAAGATCGACTGCTGCGCTTGCTGCGACCCGGAAACTCACTCCACGTCCTGATCAGCGAGGTACTGGACCCAAAACTTGTGGAGGGCCAATGCAAAGCTGGCACCTTTTCTTATGATAGATTTTTCGATTTCATGAACAACATTCTGCCAAAGCTTTGCGCCCCCTATCGGGATGCTTCGGTCGAGGCGTTCATCAAGGACTCCTCGGGCGATGCTATTGATCGTCTGGCAAGGCTGATGGGCCTCATCGATTTGCTGTCTCTGGATCATACCAATTTCATGATCCAGGTTGCTGCTCCGCAGCTGATACAAGAGGCTCCCGGGTACGAGCAAAGGACTTTTGAGCGGGGCATACAGGACGGGTCTATAAGCTTGGGCAAGTGCCGACGATTCTGGCGGACGAATCGCAAAATTCTTGTGGATGAGATGCAAAAACGTGATCCTGAGAATATCAACGGAGAGCCTCACCCGACGGCTGCCAAGATTTATGCACAAGGTCTTGTGGACCTTGTCCTGAGCAACGCGCCTGTATCCGAGGACCTCATTCCTGAGACTCTGGACCTGGACCGTCAGCGGCTGGGGAGATTGCATGCGCGAGCATTCAGAATTGTGGCCACCGCCTCGATTCTTCTTACAGCAAAGAACCTCCTTAAGCGGGATGTACGGTCACAATGGAAAGCTGAGGCGGACCGGATCTCATCTCTAGACTTCGACGATATTCAAGCGGATCGAGTGCAGTCAATCCTCGAATCGACGCATCCCATGCCGTCGAGCGCGAGTGCTCAGCTGTCAGCGACAATCCGGCGAGTTTTGGCGCCTGTGGCTGCGGCGTGTGCTGCAGTTTCGCCTGGATCAATCGAAGTCCAGATTGGCCTTGCCGCGCCAAGatcaccatcatcttcgGAGTCAGATATCACTTCAAGATCCAGCCAAATGGCGTCTGGGTTAGCCAGCTTTACCGACCCGGTGGCCCGACTCATCCTGTCTCGCCTTCGCGCTCATGTCTTTTCTCGTCTGAGCGCTTCAAGCGCCAGTGAGCGGGTACGGGCAACAACTACAGCAAGTCAGAGCCTGGCGGGAGCAGGCATGCCGGAGTTCGTCAACGAAGTTGGACAATTGACTGAGGAATTGGAGAAGGTTCGAGAGGTGGACTGGCTCTGCCATGGCATGGTCTACGAACAGATATTGGAAGAAGGCATACGCCCAGGAACAGGAGTATGA
- a CDS encoding glycoside hydrolase family 127 protein — protein sequence MPDTVFNMEYPQESFRATTFAPDSFWAQRRQVVRSQTLRHQLQMLKDTGRYDAFKLKWHPSYSDPCTVWPVPNHLFWDSDVAKWIEGACYFLMDYPDEEIDAAIRELVEMIQNAQQSDGYLNIHYTVVEPGKRFTNLRDMHELYNAGHLVEAALAHRLLYRNDDLLSPILKYVALLAATFGNKEGQKAGYPGHPEIELALLRLYKVTQDPEHLRLARFFLEERGNPSGGKERRHYYDVEAEVRGERKHEVPEAYPAARSYWYQQAHVPIAQQQTIEGHAVRAMYLLTSVADLVRICEPSSDVANKFVPALHRLWSNMIEKKSYVTGGIGAMKQWEGFGIDYFLPHGTDEGGCYAETCAAIGVMMLAERLLKVELHSHYADILELCLYNAVLTGMSLDGKGFTYVNQLASSETDLSRRYEWFECACCPPNVTRTLGCLGGYLWSYKVNNETQKATVNVHLYTSATLRFEVADSRIEITQKTQWPWNGDVTFSVNIDGPPVNLELRLRIPGWASTWEVTPQPSQPDLHDGYLYLSSDWIQQHAEFSFSCPMRPRVVRPHPLTMQPVAYVTRGPIVYCVEDVDNSWENDHFKSIIFDINAPLQEEVRSTPDHHVGIIAQGGSRGTLDTTRWKRQIVAESGNVAPISEDVRDLCFIPYYLRANRGGKGQMRVGLRVE from the exons ATGCCTGATACTGTATTCAATATGGAATATCCGCAGGAAAGCTTCAGAGCCACGACTTTCGCTCCGGACTCCTTTTGGGCCCAGCGCCGACAAGTTGTTCGATCCCAGACACTGCGGCACcagctgcagatgctgaagGACACTGGACGGTATGACGCATTCAAGTTGAAGTGGCATCCGAGCTACTCGGATCCATGCACGGTGTGGCCGGTGCCCAATCACCTGTTTTGGGATTCAGATGTGGCCAAATGGATCGAAGGTGCTTGCTATTTTCTGATGGATTACCCCGACGAAGAAATAGATGCGGCCATCAGGGAGCTTGTGGAAATGATCCAGAACGCTCAGCAGTCGGACGGGTATCTCAATATCCACTACACGGTAGTTGAACCTGGGAAGAGGTTTACTAACCTTCGAGACATGCATGAACT ATATAATGCAGGACACCTTGTAGAGGCTGCGCTCGCCCACCGTCTCCTTTACAGAAACGACGACTTGTTGTCACCTATTCTGAAATATGTTGCGCTACTTGCAGCTACCTTTGGAAACAAGGAAGGACAAAAGGCTGGCTATCCTGGTCATCCAGAAATTGAACTGGCCCTTCTGCGCCTGTATAAAGTGACACAAGACCCTGAGCACCTTCGTCTGGCCCGTTTCTTTCTTGAGGAGCGTGGTAATCCCTCTGGCGGAAAGGAACGGCGGCATTACTACGACGTGGAGGCTGAGGTCCGAGGCGAGCGTAAGCATGAAGTGCCCGAAGCCTATCCAGCCGCGAGAAGCTATTG GTATCAACAAGCCCATGTCCCAATTGCCCAACAGCAAACGATTGAGGGGCACGCTGTTCGTGCCATGTACCTCCTAACCTCAGTTGCGGACCTTGTGCGCATCTGCGAGCCAAGCAGTGATGTTGCGAACAAGTTCGTTCCCGCTTTGCATCGACTCTGGTCGAACATGATTGAGAAAAAATCCTATGTGACTGGCGGTATTGGCGCCATGAAACAGTGGGAGGGTTTTGGTATTGATTATTTCTTACCCCATGGAACGGACGAGGGTGGGTGTTATGCGGAAACTTGCGCAGCAATTGgggtgatgatgctggctgaACGGTTACTAAAG GTTGAACTTCACAGCCACTATGCGGACATTTTGGAGCTGTGTCTCTATAACGCAGTCCTTACAGGAATGAGCTTGGATGGAAAGGGGTTCACCTACGTAAATCAACTCGCATCATCAGAAACGGACTTATCCCGGCGCTACGAATGGTTTGAGTGTGCCTGTTGTCCACCCAATGTCACTCGAACACTGGGCTGTCTGGGCGGTTATCTTTGGAGCTACAAGGTCAACAACGAGACTCAGAAGGCTACTGTCAACGTGCATCTTTATACCTCAGCTACCTTGCGCTTTGAGGTTGCGGATTCCAGGATCGAGATTACTCAGAAGACACAGTGGCCATGGAACGGGGACGTTACATTTTCTGTGAATATTGACGGTCCGCCAGTGAACTTGGAGCTGCGGCTGCGAATCCCTGGATGGGCAAGCACCTGGGAG GTTACTCCGCAGCCTTCACAGCCGGATCTTCATGATGGGTATCTCTATTTGTCCTCAGACTGGATCCAGCAGCATGCGGAATTCAGTTTCAGCTGTCCGATGCGCCCCCGAGTGGTAAGACCACATCCATTAACGATGCAGCCTGTCGCCTATGTCACCCGCGGACCGATAGTGTATTGTGTCGAGGATGTAGACAATTCTTGGGAGAATGATCATTTTAAG TCAATAATCTTCGATATAAATGCACCTTTACAGGAAGAGGTACGATCGACTCCCGATCATCACGTGGGCATCATCGCCCAAGGTGGCTCTCGAGGTACTTTGGATACAACCCGTTGGAAGCGGCAGATTGTAGCTGAATCCGGCAATGTGGCCCCAATCAGCGAGGACGTGAGAGATTTGTGTTTTATACCTTATTATCTCCGCGCCAACAGAGGCGGAAAGGGACAGATGCGAGTGGGATTACGGGTTGAATAG